The genomic interval AGGCACTGTTTTGCAACACATCTGTTGGAGAGAGGAGCTCCGCTGAGAGTGGTCCAGGAACTTTTGGGTCACGAAAGCATAGCCGCGACCCAGAGGTATCTGTCCATCACAGCCGAACAGATGAAGAGAAGTTATCTGGAATATCATCCGAGAGCACACGAGCAGTGAACAAAATAGAAAAACAGGGAAGGAAGTTGTTGCAATGGACACACCAAAAGAACTTATCGAAGCAAGGCCGAAAATTATGAATCCTGCCGCAATGCAGGATCTTCTTGAGAAAACGAGGATGGTAAGCCGTGCCCTTCAGGCTCGCAAAGAACGGGGTGCACCCGACTATCCCAGACTGGCAAGGCTCATGTCAGACCTCTCTGCAGCTAACGTTTACGTCATCAACGGTGAGGGAAGGATCCTCGGTTATGCCTGGATAAGCGAATATGACTGTCCGATCATGGCGGATCAGCTCCTTGACGGAGCGATGCCGGCAGCATATGTGGAAAAGGTAAACTCTTTCCATGAATCGATACTGAACCACACTGATCACGGTCTTTGCGCATACGCAGACCAACCTTGCACGTATTCAAACAAGCATGTGCTGCTGGTCCCGATCAACGGTTCAGGAGAAAGGCTCGGCACGCTTATCCTTGCCCGTTTCGGCTGTCAGTTCGATACCAGGGATCTTGTCCTTGCCGAATACCTTGGTACGGTGGTCGGCCTGGAAATTCTCAATGACAGGGGAAAGTCGATCGAGGAGCGCGGACGCGAGCGTCTTGTCGTTCAGATGGCTATGAGAGCCCTCTCTTACTCCGAAGTCGAATCCGTAAGGCATATAATCGAAGATCTTGGCGGAGCTGAAGGAGTGGTAGTGGCAAGCAAAGTGGCAGACAGAGTTGGCGTGACCAGAAGCGTGATCGTCAACGCATTGAGAAAACTTGGAAGTGCGGGTATCATAGAGAGCAGGAGCCTTGGAATGAAGGGGACTTACATCAAAGTTCTCAGTCCGCTCTTTTTAGAGGAGCTTGGAATAACAGTCTCTCGTTAAAAATTACTGAGGGAGGGAGATACCTTGAAGGCAAAGATCCTGATAGCTGACGATTCGGCCAATATGCGTTCGATCCTTAAGGATCTGCTTCTTAGAAACGGATTCGATGTTGCCGGAGAGGCAGAGAACGGCAAAGAGGTTCTGGAACTCTATGAAAAGATAAAGCCCGACGTCGTGACGCTCGATATAATGATGCCTGAGATGAGCGGCATTCAGGCCCTTAAGGAGATCAAGGAGAGATATCCCGAGTCCAGGATCATAATGTCTGCATCCATGGGGCAGCAGAACCTGGTGGTCGAAGCCATCAGGGCCGGGGCTGCAGATTTCTTCATAAAGCCAGTCCAGGCAGAGAAGGTTGTAGAAGCAATAGAGAAGGCGCTTCGCCATAAGAATCACATATTCGCAACAAAGGAGTAGCCATTTTTATTTATTATGGTAAAATGCGCTCCATGATATTTAAAAGCTCTGTGACGAACGGAGACATATTTCCCTTGGAGGTAAGAACCGCATATGGTAGATAAGGTACCCGCAGCAACAGGAGTAAGCGTGGGGGATGTGCTGAGCGGATCGGTCGAGCATGTGGCAGCATATGGAGCTTTTATCAGGCTTGATTCGGGGCAGAAGGCAATGGTCCACATATCAGAGCTGTCCCACAACTATGTCAAAAAAGTCGAGGATGTCTTGGAAGTTGGTCAGAAGATAACTGCCAAGGTCATCAAAATTGACGACAAGGGCAGGATAGACCTTTCCATCAAGGCACTTCAGGTCAAAGAGCCTCCGGCAAGGCCGGCTTACCGTGAAGACGACTTTGAAAAGAAGCTGTCGACATTCCTTAAATCCAGCGATGAAAAAATTGCAGATCTCAGCAGATCAAAAGAAGTCCGCAGCTCTAAAAAACGTCCAGCAGCAGGCCAGTCAGGCAAAAAATAGCTGCGGTCGGGCAATGGACATAAAAACATTCAAGCAGCCGGCGGACAAAAGTCTGCCGGCTTTTTGGACTCCCCTGAGTGAAAACGATGTCATTCTGCTTCGTAAGAGGAACAGACGGAGACGCTTTGATTTATCATTAGTTTATGCAGTTGGGGCGAGATGCTCGTTTGGTTTCCCGCAAGTGTTGGTATGCCGCCCCGAAAGGAAAGGAGGCAGTCCTTTTCCAACTCTATTCTGGCTCACATGTCCCTATCTTGACCGGAAATGCGGCGAGCTCGAATCCCTCCATAAGATCCGGGAACTGGAAGAACTTTTCAGCGAAAAGGCAACTGAGGTAGCGCGATGGCACGAAAAATATGCTCTTTTAAGAAAGAGTATATCCGAGATCGGCATTGATATCCCGACCGGAGTCGGAGGGATCGACAATGATGGAGCTCCGCATGCAGTTAAATGCCTTCATCTTCAGGCAGCTACATGGATCGGATGGAGATATCATCCTGCTGCAGACTGGCTGCAAAAAGAACTCGAAACTACAGAATGTACCTGCGGGCTCTGCGGAAATAACGAGGAAAACAGCCATTATAGTTAAAAATCGTCCGAGTATAGTATAATTTTACAAGTTCTTATTGACTTTCTCGTAAAAGCCTGTAGAATATCCCATCGTGATGTACATTTTTGAGCCGTTAGCTCAGTTGGCAGAGCACCGGACTTTTAATCCGGGTGTCCCGGGTTCGAGTCCCGGACGGCTCACCACTTTGCGGTCCCATCGTCCAGAGGCCTAGGACACCGCCCTTTCAAGGCGGCGACACGAGTTCGAATCTCGTTGGGACCGCCATTATTTTAGAGGCCAGCGTAGCTCAGTTGGTAGAGCAGCGCACTCGTAATGCGCAGGTCTCCGGTCCGAATCCGGACGCTGGCTCCACTTCCGATCATATCAAGACTTCGGCCAAAAGCGCCGGGGTCTTTTTTTCTGTAGTTCTGCCCATTTTAAATCACCCCTTATTTCTGTTCAGCAGGCCCGCTATCTGTTAGAATTCCTGATGGCAGGGAACCATGGTGAAACTTCGGCAGGGTCACGCCGCGTGAGGCGATGGATACCTTTGTGAAAATGCCGGGATAGCACCGGCGTGAAGCAATGGTGAAGCCGTTGTGAGGGCGGTCAAACGATAGTCAAACGTTGTCAAACAGTAGTCAAACGGTCCCTCTATGTCAGAATAGATGTCGTGTTTGTAAGTCGACAGTACAGATTGTTTGACTGTATTTGCGACGGCTCAGCCATGTTAAATAAACAATAGCTTTACCATTGCACCATCGCTTCACGCGACCGTATTTGTCGCAGTTTCACAAATACTCATTCAGCATGAAGGAGACAAATGCAGTGTCTATAAACTATAACTCACTTACCGAAAAGAACAAAAATGACCCCCAGGAGACCCCAGGGCTTTCGCTGGTTATAAAAAGAAAGATCACGCTTGTAAGACATGGAATAACTGAGTGGAACAAGAAATTCCGCTATCAAGGCATCACGGATGTTCCGCTGGCCGCTGAAGGGGAAGAACAGGCCAAAAGAGCGGCAATGAGGCTTTCATGCGAATCTGTGGACAGGGTGATCTCAAGCCCTCTGGGACGTTCAATGAAGACTGCTTCAATAATCGCGGAGATAATAGGAAAAAACAGCGTCGAGACATGGGACGAACTCAGGGAAGTGGACTTTGGAGAGTGGGAGGGCCTGACAGTTCCACAAATCAAGGAAAGGTTCGGAGAGGACCTCTTCGAAAGGTGGAAGTCCTCACAGGTGGATGTGACAGCGACTAACGGAGAGGATGCCGACATTGTCTACAGGAGGGCTGAGGCATGCGCTGCCAGGATACTGGCCCTTAAGGATGAACATGTTGTCGTGGTGGGGCACGGAGCACTATTCAGAACGCTTCTTCTGCCCCTGATAAAGATACAGAGGGTAAACGTATTCTGGCGGATGAAGATGGACAACTGTTCGCTTTCCGGGATAGGGATAGATAAGAAAAACAGGGCTTTCATCGTATTTTTCAATGATACCTTACACCTAAGGACAAATATGGACTGCATCAAAGATATTCCTTTGCCGTGGTAGATTTTCCTGATTAATGGTAAAATCACTATTGTAGGTGTGATAACAGACGAGCAGGAAGAAATTGCGAAACGAGGATATGCATTTGAAAAGCGATCCCGAAAAAGAAATGACAGCATGCGACGAGAATAGGGCGGAAGCTGAAAGGGAACTGTGGCGGAGATGTTCCGAGGGAGACGAAGAAGCACGCGAGGAACTGATCCTGGCATACAGGCCTATGGTATATTGGCTTGCAAAAAAACTCAGAGTCCCATACAGTACCTACCCGGATCTTATCCAGGAAGGAATGCTTTCACTTATCAACGCTGTCGATCGTTTCGACGTCGAAAGGAACAACTGTTTCTCCACCCTTGCTTACTACAAGATCAAAGGCGGGATGATAAATTTTATCCAGCGGGTGGAATCGAAGGCTCCGATCCCAACGGACGACGAAACAGTATTTATGCACGAGTCTCTGCAGTCAGGCTCAGTATCGGAACATGCAGACAGAGCAGAGTGGACACTTGATCTTGAAGAGGCAATGAACAGCCTTTCCCAAAGAGAGGCTGAAATAGTGAAGGCGCTTGTGATAGAAGGCAGGATGGCAAGAGAGGTTGCAGAAGAGGCAGATCTTGACATCAGTCATATATACAGGATACGCAGAAAAGCGATAGCTAAATTACGCAAGTGGCTGAAGGCGGATGAAGCCACTTCCGCCATGTAAAACGGGATAATAATAACACATCCCATATCTGCATGGAGGAGTAACTCATGAAAAAGAAGATCTCAAGGATACAAAGATGGCTTGACAGACTCTCCGCCGCCTGTGACAAGGAAAGATGGGACTCTGCCCTTGTGGAGGCTGACTGTCTTTCTGCCGAGGTGCGCGAGATAAGGGAAGACCTTGCTCATATGCTCGAAAACGAGCAGACCTCGACAGCCGCCATATTCAGCGGATCCGCAGTCACCATGAGTATCAGAAGCATAGGGATCGCTCTTTTCATAGTTATGGTCTCTACGATACCTCTTGCCGTGGAATCTGAGAGACCATGGACGCCACAGACTGCCTCAGTACCGTTACATAACAACGGGGAAGAGGTGCTGGCCTGGGTCACCAGAGAGGAAGACGAACTCCTGAGGACACTGAGGGAAGATCTCAGCGGCCAGAATATCGGAAGGACGGCGGCACAAGGTATTTTCTCTGCGCCTGCCAAAAAGGGAACAGTGGCCAGGACCCCGGAGAAAGAAATTATTGTTTCGGAAAAACCTGCTGTCCGAGAGTCATCCGTCAGATCGGAAGCAGGAATAAGCGCAGAAGATCTTCTCGCTCTATTGCAGATAGGGGAAAAAGCTCTGAGAGGAGATACACCTGCGATCAAAGTTATCAAATAGCGGCATTGCGCAGGATCTTTGCGCTGAAATCTCGTATCCATTTCAGAGGAGTGGTTTTTTGTGTCTTTCCGTGTCAGGTCTCTCTCCGTCGTTGCCCTTGTTTTTCTGTTGGTACTAACACCTGCCTATGCTGCAGAAGAAGGACTGGCCTCCCCTGATATCCGAGAAACGGTGACAGCGGATAACGGAACCGAGAAGCCTGTCGAGGACCAAAAACTCCCGGAGCTCACAGGTCCCGCCATCCTGAACATTTCTGTCCAGGGAAATTCTGAAGTCGTAACCGAACACATAATGAGCATAATCACCTCCAAGGTTGGCGAGCCGGTCGACGAGGAGAAACTTCGGAAGGATGCCGAGGCAATATTCGAGCTCGGATTTTTCGTTGCTACCGACTACCGGGTGACGGACAAGGAAGGCGGAGTAGATGTCGTATTTCTCGTTCAGGAAAACCCAGTTGTCAGCAAGATAAATTTTGAGGGCAACACGGTCTACACAAGTGAAAAACTCGAAGAGATGATTTTTACAAAGCCGGGTATGATCTTCAATCGGACATTTTTCAGGAACGATCTCCAGAGGATAAAGGAAAAGTACCAGTCAGACGGATATGTAATGGCTAACGTGGCCGACGTGCGCATTGAGGGTACTGAGATCAATGTTGTCATAGTTGAGCCTAAGATAAGCCAGATAGTGATCCAGGGCAATAAGATCACCAAGACCCACGTGGTGCAGCGTTACCTCAAGATAAAAGAGGGAGAACTCTTCAACGCAAACAAGCTTCGCCTATCACTCAGCAGACTTCAGGGCGTAGGCTTCTTCAGCGACGTTAACGTTAACTTCGAGCCCGGTGAAAACCCTGATGACGTGATAGTTGTCCTTACGGTCGAAGAGGGCCGTACTGGCAAGCTTGGTTTCAACATCGC from Synergistaceae bacterium DZ-S4 carries:
- the codY gene encoding GTP-sensing pleiotropic transcriptional regulator CodY; the protein is MNPAAMQDLLEKTRMVSRALQARKERGAPDYPRLARLMSDLSAANVYVINGEGRILGYAWISEYDCPIMADQLLDGAMPAAYVEKVNSFHESILNHTDHGLCAYADQPCTYSNKHVLLVPINGSGERLGTLILARFGCQFDTRDLVLAEYLGTVVGLEILNDRGKSIEERGRERLVVQMAMRALSYSEVESVRHIIEDLGGAEGVVVASKVADRVGVTRSVIVNALRKLGSAGIIESRSLGMKGTYIKVLSPLFLEELGITVSR
- a CDS encoding response regulator yields the protein MKAKILIADDSANMRSILKDLLLRNGFDVAGEAENGKEVLELYEKIKPDVVTLDIMMPEMSGIQALKEIKERYPESRIIMSASMGQQNLVVEAIRAGAADFFIKPVQAEKVVEAIEKALRHKNHIFATKE
- a CDS encoding S1 RNA-binding domain-containing protein is translated as MVDKVPAATGVSVGDVLSGSVEHVAAYGAFIRLDSGQKAMVHISELSHNYVKKVEDVLEVGQKITAKVIKIDDKGRIDLSIKALQVKEPPARPAYREDDFEKKLSTFLKSSDEKIADLSRSKEVRSSKKRPAAGQSGKK
- a CDS encoding DUF501 domain-containing protein; translation: MDIKTFKQPADKSLPAFWTPLSENDVILLRKRNRRRRFDLSLVYAVGARCSFGFPQVLVCRPERKGGSPFPTLFWLTCPYLDRKCGELESLHKIRELEELFSEKATEVARWHEKYALLRKSISEIGIDIPTGVGGIDNDGAPHAVKCLHLQAATWIGWRYHPAADWLQKELETTECTCGLCGNNEENSHYS
- a CDS encoding histidine phosphatase family protein, encoding MSINYNSLTEKNKNDPQETPGLSLVIKRKITLVRHGITEWNKKFRYQGITDVPLAAEGEEQAKRAAMRLSCESVDRVISSPLGRSMKTASIIAEIIGKNSVETWDELREVDFGEWEGLTVPQIKERFGEDLFERWKSSQVDVTATNGEDADIVYRRAEACAARILALKDEHVVVVGHGALFRTLLLPLIKIQRVNVFWRMKMDNCSLSGIGIDKKNRAFIVFFNDTLHLRTNMDCIKDIPLPW
- a CDS encoding sigma-70 family RNA polymerase sigma factor: MHLKSDPEKEMTACDENRAEAERELWRRCSEGDEEAREELILAYRPMVYWLAKKLRVPYSTYPDLIQEGMLSLINAVDRFDVERNNCFSTLAYYKIKGGMINFIQRVESKAPIPTDDETVFMHESLQSGSVSEHADRAEWTLDLEEAMNSLSQREAEIVKALVIEGRMAREVAEEADLDISHIYRIRRKAIAKLRKWLKADEATSAM